Proteins encoded in a region of the Benincasa hispida cultivar B227 chromosome 2, ASM972705v1, whole genome shotgun sequence genome:
- the LOC120072024 gene encoding uncharacterized protein LOC120072024, translated as MNPRNNSPSKELNTRSMELEDQEERTPESISYSEPSTSNVRKPSVSLNAPFPRCLMKKNDEQQFKHFLEPLRQLHINIPLLEALEQMPKYVNFFKDILTKKRRVSETEVIALTQECNALVSNRLPKNQKDPGSFSVPCSIGRLDVRHALCDLGASINLMPLSIFKKLGIGEAQPTSVTLQLVDRIIKYPEGKIEDVLVKVDNFIFPVDVIILDYEADRDVPIILGRPFLTTGKVLIDVHKGELAMRADQSRSEV; from the coding sequence ATGAATCCAAGAAACAACAGTCCTTCAAAAGAACTTAACACACGTTCAATGGAAttagaagatcaagaagaaagaacgCCTGAATCCATAAGCTATTCAGAGCCAAGCACGTCTAACGTGAGAAAACCTTCGGTGTCACTGAACGCACCATTCCCTAGATgcttgatgaagaagaatgatgaacaacaattTAAGCATTTTCTTGAACCCCTGAGGCAATTGCATATCAATATTCCACTTCTAGAAGCCCTGGagcaaatgccaaaatatgtcaatttttttaaggatattttgaCAAAGAAAAGGAGAGTCAGCGAGACGGAGGTAATTGCGCTAACGCAGGAGTGCAATGCGTTAGTAAGCAATAGACTACCCAAGAATCAGAAGGACCCTGGGAGCTTCAGCGTCCCGTGCTCGATCGGAAGGTTAGATGTAAGACATGCGTTGTGTGATTTGGGAGCAAGTATTAATCTCATGCCACTctcaatcttcaagaaattgggAATTGGTGAAGCACAACCCACTTCTGTTACTCTTCAACTCGTTGACAGAATAATCAAGTACcctgaaggaaagattgaagacgTTCTCGTAAAAGTTGACAACTTCATATTCCCAGTAGATGTCATCATCTTAGACTATGAAGCGGACAGGGATGTACCAATTATTCTTGGACGCCCCTTTCTAACCACTGGGAAAGTATTGATAGACGTGCATAAGGGAGAATTAGCTATGCGGGCAGAccaatcaagaagtgaagtttaa